In Pseudomonadota bacterium, the genomic stretch TTGCGTTTTACCGCCTGGTTGAGATGCTCCAGGTAATACATATTGGCCCGCTTGGAGTGCAGGATAGTTTTTAAGTCTGATGGTGACAGGTCATTCATCATTTTCACCTAAAACCCGATCTTTCCCTTGGGTCGTTCTTCCGTTGTCAGCAACTGCTTGATTGCTTCAAAGACAATTCGAAAATTATCGTCATGGTCGGTGAGGCGTTTTTCCAACGCGTTGAGTTTCTCTGCAAGCTTCTTGTTTGAGGATAAAAGTTCACGCATTTGCACAAAAGCCCGCATGATGGTGATATTAACCTGGATTGCTCGCTTGCTGTTGATTACGCTGGAAAGCATGGCAACTCCTTGTTCGGTAAAGACCATCGGCAGATGCCGTAAACCCATTTTTACCGCATTGGAGGTGCCAAATTGGCTTCTCCAATCTTCCAGCTCCTGCTTTGACATTTCAAACATGAAGTCCGACGGAAAACGATCTATGTTTCTTCTGACAGCTCTTTTCAATTGACCTGTTTCCACTTCGTATAATTCCGCCAGGTCTCGGTCTAGCAACACTTTATGACCTCGGATAAAATGTACCTTATTAATGATCGCTTCCACAGGGATCAGACTGTTCATAAATGTCCTCTTAAAATATGGGATTCGCTCTGTCCAGTCCCGCAAGGTCGCGATCAAGCGACACCCGTAACACTCCGATTTGATATGTTTTATTGGAAACTTCCGTAGCCTGGACAACTGGGTCCATACAAACTCCAGTGCTGATTTTGATACTCATCATACACCCGAACCTGGGTCAAATACTGTCCCAGTCTTATTTTTTTTCTGACAAAAGAATAACGCTGGCGGTCAGCGTAATCTGACGGCCAAACAGTGTCAATTAAATTAGGATATTGGAGTGATAGGGTTGGTGCGGAAAAAAACGTGGGGTGGGCGCTGAAGCGCCGGAATATCACGGAGCCTCTTCTTGACCCTCCGCCAACTTACTTCCCACCTGAAATTCGTCATCAATGTTTACAGAACTCTTTTGTTGAATAGACTCTTGACTGCATTGTCACCTGGAAACAAGGCCACATGGAAACCTCGTTTACTTCACGCGTTTTTTGTTCTTTTCAAGGAAACAGGAGCCAGGTATCAGCGATAGCAGGAATACTCCCCTTAACTTCCCGTATGTATTAAACAAATAGCCATAATCTTCGGTTTGATTTTTGTGAACAAGTGCAACTGAAATTGATTACAGGCATGGTATTCACAATGGCACAAGAATTGCTTTAACGATAATGCGAAACAATACTCTTAAACTGTAATCTGCTCAAATGACGAGATTAAGAGTCATCGTCGGTCTCTCTTCTATGATACGAAATCAGGACTGATGGAAGGGGAAATAGCCAGCCCCAAGCACAAATTGATCTCGCGTTTTTTCCACTTAGGCGAATTGAAGTCATGTTTCATTCAACTGATTTTTTCATTTCCCTATTACCAATTTCCCTGGGGGGAAAATCACTTTGCAGATCAGGAGGCACACTTTATGTCAGTGTTTAAAAGTAAAACTCTATTACTCCTTGTATCAATATGGCTGCTTAGTTGCGGTTTTGCAAACGGTGGAGAATATTATGTTTCAAAGGCGGGAAATGATCAAACCGGGGACGGCAGGATTACCAATCCATGGCATAGCATCGCCATGGGGGTAAGCAGACTCGCAGCCGGGGATACCCTTAATATCCGGCAAGGAACATATCAAGAGGCGGACGTGAGGATTCGCACGAGCGGCAGCGAGGGAAACCCCATTATTATTAAAAACTTTGAGAATGAAAAAGTAGTTTTGAGTGGCACGAAACAAATCGACAACGGTTGGGAACAATACAACAACAATGGACAAATCGTCTGGAGATTGAATGTCTGGCAGGATGACATCTCAAAATGGCAAAAGGACGCAGGGAGTAATTTGGGAGTAAACAGTCGCGGCACAAAATTCTGGCCAAGAATTGTTATACAAAATGCCAAGGGTTACGTACAGGGACAATTTTTGAAAAGTGATCCGGAAAGTGACCTCCCTGTCCCTCCCCACCAGGAAGAGTTCCTTTCGGATGTGGATGTCCCTGGAGAATGGTATTTT encodes the following:
- a CDS encoding ORF6N domain-containing protein, which translates into the protein MNSLIPVEAIINKVHFIRGHKVLLDRDLAELYEVETGQLKRAVRRNIDRFPSDFMFEMSKQELEDWRSQFGTSNAVKMGLRHLPMVFTEQGVAMLSSVINSKRAIQVNITIMRAFVQMRELLSSNKKLAEKLNALEKRLTDHDDNFRIVFEAIKQLLTTEERPKGKIGF